One Hermetia illucens chromosome 4, iHerIll2.2.curated.20191125, whole genome shotgun sequence DNA segment encodes these proteins:
- the LOC119653691 gene encoding transmembrane protein 145, translating into MPGMASMSRLLLAFVVLKLSSLGDSTHITGTFRTDEFFKFIVKFGFQKTERHSQRDSFGYIYGNITSQDAFQVPITFAVLDKASLLEFYGNQSYPNRDMACQRMFARVGQYAYDSVCNTHAKADYLRRIPCARGKLCEDEDSPGNVVPGNQFTYVISDLFQPRFWYVSIVACYRNTTTCKWHYYDYTKHPTNKIAQSRTLGHPPQIHYDFRLVNGNPNQSSSNPLTFHFSFDQQYILEMFLVFLLIYIILVPMQIYAVRIQKHPVTKLFTLSLITEFVSLALITAHLINFAINGVGYPNLQTTGDILDILSRTSFMLILLLLAKGWAVTRQQISKSGWIILMTIWIPYCGFHVFLYIWNRTEVDVISDTDEYQTWPGWIVLGCRTAFMMWFLWELRNTMKYEHSTKKLDFLLHFGASSLVWFIYLPIVAIVALQVSPMWRYKLLLGITNSADCLAYCVMTGLLWPNRAGQYLLLAGTSYTGMDELDEFSEAPHIVNGDTFINDRLPPTMLDDRHINGRAHDALSLNGGVYDSSGNLINGDVTTDLLDGDDLDTNLLTDLNKNSHIIA; encoded by the exons ATGCCCGGAATGGCATCAATGTCGCGGCTCCTGCTCGCTTTCGTGGTCCTCAAGCTGAGCTCGTTGGGTGATTCGACTCATATTACGGGCACCTTTCGCACGGACGAATTTTTCAAGTTTATCGTGAAATTTGGTTTCCAGAAGACAGAACGGCACTCGCAACGCGACTCCTTCGGCTACATTTACGGTAACATTACGTCGCAGGATGCGTTTCAAGTGCCCATCACGTTCGCGGTGCTGGACAAGGCCAGCCTCCTGGAGTTCTACGGGAACCAGTCGTATCCCAACAGGGACATGGCCTGCCAGCGGATGTTCGCACGTGTCGGACAGTATGCCTACGATAGCGTCTGCAATACCCACGCCAAGGCGGATTACTTGCGGAGGATACCCTGTGCCCGGGGCAAGCTGTGCGAGGATGAGGATTCCCCGGGGAACGTTGTGCCCGGAAACCAATTCACTTATGTCATAAGTGATCTGTTCCAGCCCAG atTCTGGTACGTTTCAATTGTGGCTTGCTATCGAAATACGACAACGTGTAAATGGCACTACTATGACTATACAAAGCATCCAACCAATAAAATCGCACAAAGTCGCACCCTCGGCCATCCACCACAAATCCATTATGACTTTCGTTTAGTCAATGGCAATCCAAATCAATCTTCATCCAATCCCCTGACATTCCATTTTTCCTTTGATCAACAGTATATCCTGGAAATGTTCCTGGTCTTTCTCCTCATCTACATCATTCTCGTTCCCATGCAAATCTATGCTGTACGCATCCAAAAACATCCTGTGACAAAACTATTCACACTCAGTCTGATTACTGAGTTTGTTAGCTTAGCATTGATTACAGCGCATCTAATCAACTTTGCGATAAATGGAGTTGGTTACCCCAATTTACAAACGACTGGtgatattttagatattttaagtCGG ACGTCTTTCATGCTAATCTTACTACTATTGGCAAAAGGCTGGGCCGTCACTAGACAACAAATTAGTAAATCCGGTTGGATTATTTTAATGACGATATGGATTCCATATTGTGGCTTTCATGTGTTCCTATATATTTGGAATAGG ACGGAAGTTGATGTCATTTCGGACACAGACGAGTATCAAACTTGGCCTGGATGGATAGTCTTAGGTTGTAG GACTGCTTTCATGATGTGGTTTCTATGGGAGCTACGCAACACCATGAAATACGAACATTCAACGAAAAAACTAGACTTTCTATTGCATTTCGGAGCGTCTAGCTTAGTGTGGTTCATTTATTTACCAATTGTGGCAATAGTAGCGTTGCAGGTTAGCCCAATGTGGCGATATAAACTTCTGCTAGGAATAACGAATTCTGCCGATTGCCTAGCGTACTGCGTTATGACAGGACTACTCTGGCCTAATCGTGCTGGCCAATATTTGCTTTTAGCAGGAACTAGTTATACAG GAATGGATGAATTAGACGAGTTCAGTGAAGCTCCACATATTGTCAACGGAGACACGTTCATCAATGATCGTTTGCCTCCCACAATGTTGGACGATCGTCACATCAACGGGCGAGCACACGATGCACTCTCGTTGAACGGTGGCGTCTATGACAGCAGCGGTAATCTTATAAACGGTGACGTTACAACAGATTTGCTGGACGGCGACGACTTAGATACGAATCTTttaaccgatttaaataagaaCAGTCATATAATTGCGTAA